One Gloeothece verrucosa PCC 7822 DNA window includes the following coding sequences:
- a CDS encoding tyrosine-type recombinase/integrase, protein MEFLFLTGCRPCEVYPITWNDIKWDKRVIVFSKSYESRSKALSKGRTKNGTIRTFPFYPRLEQLLLRLRDERFKGDNNALVFSKSDGRQFSRNDIAFSWQGYSKANGKRFMDYPGIVTQLAKEGKITQYLKPYSTRHTFISLQVLGALNNPNDKTNFVGQIKYIADLVGNSVETIQKHYLDKPRNAELLDI, encoded by the coding sequence ATTGAGTTTCTTTTCTTAACTGGCTGCCGTCCTTGTGAGGTCTATCCTATCACTTGGAATGACATTAAGTGGGATAAAAGAGTGATAGTTTTCTCTAAGTCCTATGAATCACGGTCGAAGGCATTAAGCAAGGGTAGAACCAAAAACGGAACTATCAGAACTTTCCCTTTTTATCCCAGACTTGAGCAACTACTACTAAGGCTTAGAGATGAGAGATTTAAAGGCGATAATAACGCTCTTGTTTTCAGTAAGAGCGACGGGAGACAGTTTTCTCGTAATGATATCGCTTTCTCTTGGCAAGGATACTCAAAAGCAAATGGAAAGCGTTTCATGGATTACCCTGGCATTGTGACTCAGTTAGCCAAGGAAGGGAAGATTACCCAATACTTGAAACCCTACTCTACTAGACACACTTTCATTAGCCTACAGGTGCTTGGGGCACTAAATAACCCCAACGATAAAACTAACTTTGTAGGGCAAATAAAGTACATCGCTGACCTTGTAGGTAATAGTGTGGAAACTATCCAGAAACACTACCTAGATAAGCCTAGAAACGCTGAACTATTAGATATATAA
- a CDS encoding M23 family metallopeptidase, with translation MNLELYVKDWTLLTPTLREIEIDEIKDIELIKSIQIHLNCCGYGCIVDGIVGEETKKVFARFKKEHFLEFPTKLGRMTAVTLIELNKTIKKGLFTPTKGEGWISSPYGQRGNSFHKGVDIACPQGTYVYAIASGVVRESVELCRVGDYNCGGGWGNHVMIEHSPEMSSRYAHLSWVSVKVGQQVKRGEMIGRSGNTGHSYGPHLHFEIIKNGERINPQSVMKVL, from the coding sequence ATGAACCTAGAGCTTTACGTTAAAGACTGGACATTATTAACCCCAACACTTAGAGAAATAGAAATTGATGAAATCAAAGATATTGAACTTATTAAGAGCATTCAAATACATCTCAATTGCTGTGGCTATGGCTGCATAGTTGATGGGATTGTCGGGGAGGAGACTAAAAAAGTTTTTGCCAGATTTAAAAAAGAACACTTCCTAGAATTTCCTACTAAGCTAGGCAGAATGACTGCTGTCACTTTGATAGAGCTAAATAAGACTATTAAGAAAGGTCTTTTTACCCCAACAAAAGGGGAGGGATGGATAAGTTCACCTTATGGGCAAAGGGGGAACAGTTTTCACAAAGGAGTCGATATAGCCTGCCCACAGGGAACCTATGTCTATGCCATAGCAAGCGGCGTAGTGAGGGAATCTGTTGAATTATGCCGTGTAGGCGATTATAACTGTGGTGGTGGATGGGGTAACCACGTCATGATTGAACACTCACCGGAGATGAGTAGCCGCTACGCTCATCTTTCATGGGTGTCTGTAAAAGTTGGACAACAAGTTAAACGAGGGGAGATGATAGGGAGGTCTGGTAATACGGGTCATTCCTATGGGCCACATCTACACTTTGAGATTATCAAGAATGGCGAACGCATTAACCCTCAATCAGTAATGAAAGTTCTCTAA
- a CDS encoding methyl-accepting chemotaxis protein: MGTFWVPKKTYSSPQQQPAIDVPAETVYDVPNNSGASANTSSGSYSSGGYYEHNGAKWPKNPPNEWKWAEPAPPNAPKLPGGEKAWWNNPKPYEGRNPYQKPNKYLEPAKGNPFEPAPTGGGGAGAGAVGAGAGAAAEAAGASAAAISAAAAAATFAAASIAPLPWLPPLTSDDKEKAAIANAKAAQQAKNSGVAHLEPAKTYPTMGVPPTAGMREGVQYVVTFEHGGLDHPSGNVLYTQTNSAVLPGPIKGEGTLDPSNSDAHYGILYGDNQLKGYYLNYQLGIAYYKKTIFFKITSITRADGQPDTDPNSQPIIYNYTTNNTYNTTYVTNNATNYANDSPGKPSPSSSQALKPQSKPLTSTNSQTTGLPETATPPQPWTIPSWHPGNTDNPFQQPQDTPEPQRLPSVQPSKFPGQSFPTAQPTTETKDKPKKFEGLPQGFVPLVPKPELQNQTEQKTGTPEQKPTSDTDTKYENPSEYTPSQQMGQCCGSLSTQNANNSKKIDDVDSKLAKTNTLLSGLDFSGIAEIRAKLEAMDAWQKAKQVLLWKYLLFMRVIAILTFAATVHNALMLTRSIGDSLVYALNNVLTLFGIKDADEVEKGISEAIGKTIEATVKTIIGEANYASMSAGWKKLSTIYNSATRVVQLLGDSLYGIAEGIEIVAKYTGKLGNALERSGTIIEGIAGRFSELFTFKIGRLGAISRVLEKGQEMASDLEQITSEAVQVAENCNEIKKEINTIKGQIDTDEKAKETEKNAAKTASQGTNITQANLVKPAPTE; encoded by the coding sequence ATGGGCACATTTTGGGTTCCGAAAAAGACTTACTCATCTCCTCAACAACAACCCGCCATTGATGTACCTGCTGAAACTGTTTACGACGTTCCCAATAACTCGGGAGCGAGCGCAAATACATCAAGTGGTAGCTATTCTAGCGGCGGCTACTATGAGCATAACGGTGCAAAGTGGCCCAAGAATCCGCCGAATGAATGGAAGTGGGCAGAACCCGCACCACCAAACGCTCCAAAACTCCCTGGCGGAGAAAAAGCTTGGTGGAATAACCCTAAACCCTATGAAGGGCGCAACCCATACCAAAAACCAAATAAGTACCTTGAACCCGCCAAGGGAAATCCTTTTGAACCTGCCCCGACGGGAGGCGGTGGTGCTGGTGCAGGGGCAGTTGGTGCAGGGGCAGGAGCAGCAGCAGAGGCAGCAGGAGCAAGCGCGGCAGCAATCAGCGCGGCAGCAGCAGCAGCTACTTTTGCGGCGGCAAGTATCGCTCCTCTGCCCTGGCTTCCCCCGCTTACTAGCGATGACAAGGAAAAAGCGGCTATCGCCAACGCCAAGGCGGCACAGCAGGCTAAAAATAGCGGAGTGGCTCACCTAGAGCCAGCTAAAACGTATCCCACAATGGGTGTCCCTCCTACAGCAGGGATGAGAGAGGGTGTACAGTATGTTGTTACCTTTGAGCATGGCGGACTAGACCACCCATCGGGCAATGTTCTTTATACTCAAACAAATTCTGCTGTCCTGCCCGGACCCATTAAAGGAGAGGGAACTCTTGACCCTAGTAACTCTGATGCTCACTATGGGATTTTGTATGGTGACAACCAACTTAAGGGGTATTACCTTAATTACCAATTAGGGATTGCCTACTATAAAAAGACCATATTTTTTAAAATCACTAGCATCACTAGAGCCGATGGTCAACCTGATACTGACCCCAACAGCCAACCCATTATCTACAACTACACCACCAATAACACCTATAACACCACTTACGTAACGAACAATGCTACCAATTACGCTAACGATTCCCCGGGTAAACCATCCCCATCTAGCAGTCAGGCATTAAAGCCGCAATCTAAGCCTTTAACTAGCACAAACTCTCAAACGACTGGGTTACCTGAAACGGCTACACCGCCGCAACCCTGGACTATTCCATCTTGGCATCCAGGGAACACTGACAACCCCTTTCAGCAGCCCCAAGACACCCCAGAGCCTCAAAGGCTTCCATCGGTTCAACCGTCAAAGTTCCCAGGTCAAAGCTTTCCCACTGCACAACCAACAACAGAAACCAAGGATAAGCCTAAAAAGTTTGAGGGATTGCCTCAAGGGTTCGTCCCCCTTGTGCCCAAACCAGAGCTTCAAAACCAAACGGAACAGAAAACTGGTACACCGGAGCAGAAGCCAACAAGTGATACTGATACCAAATACGAGAACCCGTCGGAGTACACCCCAAGTCAACAAATGGGGCAATGTTGCGGCTCACTCAGCACTCAAAACGCTAACAACAGCAAAAAAATTGATGATGTAGATAGTAAGTTAGCTAAAACTAATACTTTGCTTAGTGGGCTTGACTTTAGTGGGATAGCCGAAATTAGAGCAAAGCTTGAGGCTATGGATGCCTGGCAGAAGGCTAAACAGGTGCTTTTATGGAAGTATCTCCTATTCATGAGAGTTATAGCTATTCTCACTTTTGCCGCCACCGTCCATAACGCCTTGATGCTCACTCGGTCTATAGGAGATAGTCTGGTTTATGCCCTTAATAATGTCCTTACTTTGTTTGGCATCAAGGATGCTGATGAAGTAGAGAAAGGCATTAGCGAAGCTATCGGCAAAACCATAGAAGCAACCGTCAAGACAATTATTGGCGAGGCAAACTACGCCTCTATGAGCGCAGGTTGGAAAAAACTCTCAACTATCTACAATAGTGCTACTAGGGTTGTTCAACTGCTAGGTGATAGCCTCTATGGAATAGCGGAAGGAATAGAGATTGTCGCCAAGTACACGGGTAAACTTGGAAATGCCCTAGAGAGGTCTGGGACTATCATAGAAGGCATCGCAGGACGTTTCTCGGAGTTATTTACCTTCAAAATTGGTAGGCTAGGGGCTATATCTCGGGTTCTAGAGAAGGGACAAGAAATGGCATCAGACTTAGAACAAATCACCTCTGAGGCTGTACAAGTTGCCGAGAATTGTAATGAAATTAAAAAAGAGATTAACACCATTAAAGGTCAAATAGACACCGATGAAAAGGCAAAAGAAACCGAAAAGAATGCTGCTAAAACGGCATCACAAGGAACTAACATTACTCAAGCTAATTTGGTAAAACCTGCCCCGACTGAGTAG